The following proteins come from a genomic window of Streptomyces sp. NBC_01716:
- a CDS encoding VOC family protein: MTIALQYSHITVNDPDEALTFYRDALGLEVRNDVASGGFRWVTLGSPTQPGLELVLSEPHAGRSKADGDALQELLTKGVLTQIVFRTDDVDATFEKVRSAGAEVLQEPIDQPWGPRDCAFRDPSGNTVRISQEPKAA, from the coding sequence ATGACCATCGCACTCCAGTACTCGCACATCACTGTCAACGACCCCGACGAGGCGCTCACCTTCTACCGTGACGCGCTCGGCCTGGAGGTCCGCAACGACGTCGCCTCGGGCGGGTTCCGCTGGGTCACCCTCGGCAGCCCGACCCAGCCGGGCCTGGAACTCGTCCTCTCGGAACCGCACGCCGGCCGCTCGAAGGCCGACGGCGACGCCCTCCAGGAGCTGCTCACCAAGGGCGTCCTGACCCAGATCGTCTTCCGCACCGACGACGTCGACGCGACCTTCGAGAAGGTACGGTCGGCCGGCGCCGAAGTGCTCCAGGAGCCCATCGACCAGCCCTGGGGCCCACGCGACTGCGCGTTCCGCGACCCCTCGGGCAACACGGTCCGGATCTCCCAGGAGCCGAAGGCCGCCTGA
- a CDS encoding helix-turn-helix transcriptional regulator, which yields MDPKDLADLAHLRRARDLIDREYARPLDVPTMARHALMSPAHFSRRFRAAYGETPYSYLMTRRIERAMALLRAGTSVTDACMTVGCTSLGSFSSRFTEIMGETPSAYAAREHGAVTAMPACLAKVLTRPTRHTPSRIREAGPEAAA from the coding sequence ATGGACCCGAAGGATCTCGCCGACCTCGCGCATCTGCGCCGGGCGCGCGATCTGATCGACCGCGAGTACGCGCGTCCCCTCGACGTGCCCACGATGGCCCGCCACGCGCTCATGTCGCCCGCGCACTTCTCGCGGCGGTTCCGCGCCGCCTACGGCGAGACGCCGTACAGCTATCTCATGACCCGCCGCATCGAGCGCGCGATGGCGCTGCTGCGCGCGGGCACGAGCGTGACCGACGCGTGCATGACGGTGGGCTGTACGTCCCTCGGCTCATTCAGCTCCCGCTTCACCGAGATCATGGGGGAGACGCCGAGCGCGTACGCCGCCCGCGAACACGGTGCCGTCACGGCGATGCCCGCCTGTCTGGCGAAGGTGCTCACCCGCCCCACCAGACACACACCGAGCAGGATTCGAGAAGCGGGTCCCGAAGCCGCGGCCTAG
- a CDS encoding aldehyde dehydrogenase family protein, with product MAPTLILKPGTAWSDAWQQCLAIAPEAFREDHVLNLWDATWQSGGRTLPAYSAVDGSPIAGPPRLGAEAAQQAVRASLDQHRAWRHVPLAERRARVGATLDALTEHRELLALLLVWEIGKPWRLAQADVDRAIDGVRWYVDGVEPMLEGRTPLPGPVSNIASWNYPMSVLVHAMLVQALAGNAVIAKAPTDGGVACLTLAAALAVREGLPFTLVSGSGGELSEALVRSPEIGCVSFVGGRDTGARIATTVADLGKRHILEQEGLNTWGVWNHSDWDALTAVIPKLFDYGKQRCTAYPRFVVQRSLFADFLGAYLPAVRSIRLGHPLAVEHPDDPLPELDFGPLINAAKVKELDDQVAEAIDRGAVPIHHGSLADGRFLPGQDTSAYLAPVTLLGPPPSSPLHHAEPFGPVDTIVLVDTEAELLAAMNASNGALAATLATDDPETYARLSPQIRAFKVGHGRPRSRGDRDELFGGFGHSWRGAFVGGELLVKAVTNGPDGERPPGNFPDYHLMP from the coding sequence ATGGCACCCACCCTCATCCTCAAGCCGGGCACCGCGTGGTCCGACGCCTGGCAGCAATGCCTCGCCATCGCGCCCGAGGCCTTCCGGGAGGACCACGTCCTCAACCTCTGGGATGCCACCTGGCAGTCCGGCGGCCGTACCCTCCCCGCCTACAGCGCCGTCGACGGCAGCCCCATCGCCGGGCCGCCGCGGCTCGGCGCCGAGGCCGCCCAGCAGGCCGTACGCGCCTCGCTCGACCAGCACCGCGCCTGGCGGCACGTCCCGCTCGCCGAGCGCCGCGCCCGCGTCGGCGCCACGCTCGACGCCCTGACCGAACACCGCGAGCTGCTCGCCCTCCTCCTCGTCTGGGAGATCGGCAAGCCCTGGCGGCTCGCCCAGGCCGACGTCGACCGCGCCATCGACGGCGTGCGCTGGTACGTCGACGGCGTCGAACCCATGCTGGAGGGCCGCACCCCGCTGCCGGGCCCGGTCTCCAACATCGCCAGCTGGAACTACCCCATGTCCGTGCTGGTCCACGCCATGCTCGTGCAGGCGCTCGCCGGCAACGCGGTGATCGCCAAGGCGCCCACCGACGGCGGTGTCGCCTGCCTCACCCTGGCCGCCGCGCTCGCCGTCCGCGAAGGGCTCCCGTTCACCCTGGTCAGCGGTAGCGGCGGGGAACTCTCCGAGGCGCTGGTCCGCTCCCCGGAGATCGGCTGCGTCTCCTTCGTAGGAGGCCGCGACACCGGCGCGCGTATCGCCACCACCGTCGCCGACCTCGGCAAGCGCCACATCCTCGAACAGGAGGGCCTCAACACCTGGGGCGTCTGGAACCACTCCGACTGGGACGCGCTCACCGCCGTCATCCCCAAGCTGTTCGACTACGGCAAGCAGCGCTGCACCGCGTACCCGCGCTTCGTCGTCCAGCGCTCGCTCTTCGCCGACTTCCTCGGGGCCTATCTGCCCGCCGTCCGCTCCATCCGGCTCGGCCACCCGCTGGCCGTCGAGCACCCCGACGACCCGCTTCCCGAACTCGACTTCGGCCCGCTCATCAACGCGGCCAAGGTCAAGGAGCTGGACGACCAGGTCGCCGAGGCCATCGACCGCGGCGCGGTCCCCATCCACCACGGATCGCTCGCGGACGGGCGCTTCCTGCCCGGCCAGGACACCTCCGCGTACCTCGCGCCGGTGACGCTGCTGGGCCCGCCGCCGTCCTCGCCGCTGCACCACGCGGAGCCCTTCGGCCCGGTCGACACCATCGTCCTGGTCGACACCGAGGCGGAACTCCTCGCCGCGATGAACGCCTCCAACGGGGCGCTGGCCGCGACACTGGCGACCGACGACCCGGAGACGTACGCCAGGCTGTCCCCCCAGATCCGCGCGTTCAAGGTCGGCCACGGCCGGCCGCGTTCCCGCGGCGACCGCGACGAGCTCTTCGGCGGCTTCGGGCACTCCTGGCGGGGCGCCTTCGTCGGCGGCGAACTGCTCGTGAAGGCCGTCACGAACGGCCCCGACGGGGAGCGCCCGCCGGGCAACTTCCCGGACTACCACCTGATGCCGTGA
- the sucD gene encoding succinate--CoA ligase subunit alpha, with protein MAIFLTKESKVLVQGMTGAEGMKHTRRMLEAGTDVVGGVNPRKAGQSVDFDGRAVPVFGSVADGIAATGADVTVVFVPPPFAKAAVLEAVDAGIGLAVVITEGIPVHDAVAFQAYAAKSDTRIIGPNCPGLISPGQSNAGIIPADIATKPGKIGLVSKSGTLTYQLMYELREIGFSSAVGIGGDPVVGTTHIDCLAAFEADPDTELIVLIGEIGGDAEERAAAYIADHVTKPVVGYIAGFTAPEGKTMGHAGAIVSGSSGTAEAKKKALEAVGVRVGSTPSETARLVLDRIAVSA; from the coding sequence ATGGCGATTTTCCTGACCAAGGAGAGCAAGGTCCTCGTCCAGGGCATGACCGGTGCCGAGGGCATGAAGCACACCCGCAGGATGCTGGAGGCCGGGACCGATGTCGTCGGCGGCGTCAACCCGCGCAAGGCGGGCCAGAGCGTCGACTTCGACGGCCGGGCGGTCCCCGTCTTCGGCTCCGTCGCCGACGGCATCGCGGCGACCGGCGCGGACGTCACCGTCGTCTTCGTGCCGCCGCCGTTCGCGAAGGCGGCGGTTCTGGAGGCCGTCGACGCGGGGATCGGCCTCGCCGTCGTGATCACCGAGGGCATTCCCGTCCATGACGCGGTCGCCTTCCAGGCGTACGCCGCGAAGAGCGACACCCGGATCATCGGGCCCAACTGCCCCGGGCTCATCAGCCCCGGACAGTCCAACGCCGGCATCATCCCGGCGGACATCGCGACCAAGCCCGGCAAGATCGGGCTGGTCTCCAAGTCGGGCACGCTGACGTACCAGTTGATGTACGAGCTGCGCGAGATCGGCTTCTCGTCGGCGGTCGGCATCGGGGGAGACCCCGTCGTCGGCACGACGCACATCGACTGCCTGGCCGCGTTCGAGGCCGACCCGGACACCGAACTCATCGTGCTCATCGGCGAGATCGGCGGCGACGCGGAGGAGCGTGCGGCGGCGTACATCGCGGACCATGTGACAAAGCCGGTGGTCGGCTACATCGCGGGCTTCACCGCGCCCGAGGGCAAGACGATGGGCCACGCCGGGGCGATCGTCTCGGGCTCGTCGGGCACGGCGGAGGCGAAGAAGAAGGCGCTGGAAGCGGTCGGAGTCCGCGTCGGCTCGACGCCCTCGGAAACGGCCCGCCTGGTGCTCGACCGCATAGCGGTCAGCGCCTGA
- the sucC gene encoding ADP-forming succinate--CoA ligase subunit beta — protein sequence MDLYEHQARDLFAEYGIAVPEAETVEFAREAALAAERLGGRVVVKAQVKTGGRGKAGGVKLAADPAAAELTARQILGMDIKGHTVRTVMLAQPVDIETEFYVSYVLDRAAGTFLAIASAEGGMEIEEVAATRPEAVARIPVDPAEGVTAAKAAEIAAAAGLPPETAFVLQSLWQVLIKEDALLVEVNPLVRTTDGRILALDGKVTLDDNARFRQSRWGDDQEDPGADPLEAAAAAKGLNYVKLDGEVGIIGNGAGLVMSTLDVVAGCGARPANFLDIGGGASAQVMADGLSVILSDPDVKSVFVNVFGGITACDAVADGIVQALETVRLTKPLVVRLDGNNAARGRAILADRAHPLVEQVTTMDGAARQSAVLANAG from the coding sequence ATGGATCTGTACGAGCACCAAGCCAGAGACCTGTTCGCGGAGTACGGCATCGCCGTGCCGGAGGCCGAAACCGTCGAGTTCGCGAGGGAAGCCGCCCTCGCGGCGGAGCGGCTCGGCGGCCGGGTCGTCGTCAAGGCACAGGTGAAGACCGGAGGCCGGGGCAAGGCCGGCGGGGTGAAGCTCGCGGCCGATCCGGCCGCCGCGGAACTGACCGCTCGCCAGATCCTCGGGATGGACATCAAGGGCCACACCGTCCGCACGGTGATGCTGGCCCAACCGGTGGACATCGAGACCGAGTTCTACGTCAGTTACGTGCTCGACCGCGCCGCGGGGACCTTCCTCGCGATCGCGTCCGCCGAGGGCGGCATGGAGATCGAGGAGGTGGCGGCGACCCGCCCCGAGGCGGTGGCCCGGATCCCGGTCGATCCGGCCGAGGGCGTCACCGCGGCCAAGGCGGCGGAGATCGCGGCGGCGGCCGGGCTGCCGCCGGAGACCGCCTTCGTACTCCAGTCGCTCTGGCAGGTCCTGATCAAGGAGGACGCGCTGCTGGTCGAGGTCAACCCGCTCGTCAGGACAACCGACGGCCGCATCCTGGCACTTGACGGAAAAGTGACCCTGGACGACAACGCCCGGTTCCGCCAGAGCCGTTGGGGCGACGACCAGGAGGACCCGGGCGCCGACCCGCTGGAGGCGGCAGCCGCCGCCAAGGGCCTCAACTACGTCAAGCTCGACGGCGAGGTCGGCATCATCGGCAACGGCGCGGGGCTCGTCATGTCGACCCTCGACGTCGTCGCCGGCTGCGGCGCCCGCCCCGCCAACTTCCTCGACATCGGCGGCGGCGCCTCGGCCCAGGTCATGGCCGACGGACTCTCCGTCATCCTGTCCGACCCCGACGTGAAGTCCGTGTTCGTCAACGTCTTCGGCGGGATCACCGCCTGCGACGCCGTCGCCGACGGCATCGTCCAGGCGCTGGAGACCGTCCGGCTGACCAAACCGCTCGTCGTACGCCTCGACGGCAACAACGCCGCCCGGGGCCGCGCGATCCTCGCCGACCGTGCGCATCCGCTCGTGGAGCAGGTCACGACCATGGACGGCGCCGCGCGCCAGTCCGCCGTACTCGCGAACGCCGGATGA
- a CDS encoding thiamine pyrophosphate-binding protein — MPDDSQELISGGHLVAKALKAEGVEVIYTLCGGHIIDIYDGCVDEGIEVVDVRHEQVAAHAADGYARITGKPGCAVVTAGPGTTDAVTGVANAFRAESPMLLIGGQGALTQHKMGSLQDLPHVDMMTPITKFAATVPDTARAADMVSMAFRECYNGAPGPSFLEIPRDVLDAKVPADKARVPKAGQYRASTRSAGDPAAIEKLADLLVHAEKPAILLGSQVWTTRATDEAIELVRTLNVPAYMNGAGRGTLPPGDPHHFQLSRRYAFTNADLIIIVGTPFDFRMGYGKRLSPDATVVQIDLDYRTVGKNRDIDLGIVGDAGLVLKSVTEAASGRINGGSVKRKAWLEELRAAEQTAIEKRLPSLKKDSSPIHPYRLVSEINEFLTEDSIYIGDGGDIVTFSGQVVQPKSPGHWMDPGPLGTLGVGVPFVLAAKKARPDKEVVALFGDGAFSLTGWDFETLVRYNLPFVGIVGNNSSMNQIRYGQKAKYGDERERVGNTLGDVHYDKFAQMLGGYGEEVRDPAEIAPALQRARESGLPSLINVWVDPDAYAPGTMNQTMYK, encoded by the coding sequence ATGCCCGACGACAGCCAGGAACTCATCTCCGGTGGTCATCTGGTCGCCAAGGCACTCAAGGCAGAAGGTGTCGAGGTCATCTACACCCTCTGCGGCGGCCACATCATCGACATCTACGACGGCTGCGTCGACGAGGGCATCGAAGTCGTCGACGTACGTCACGAGCAGGTCGCCGCCCACGCCGCCGACGGTTACGCGCGCATCACCGGCAAGCCCGGCTGCGCCGTCGTCACCGCCGGGCCGGGCACGACCGACGCCGTCACCGGTGTCGCCAACGCGTTCCGTGCCGAGTCACCCATGCTGCTCATCGGCGGCCAGGGCGCACTCACCCAGCACAAGATGGGTTCGCTGCAGGACCTGCCGCACGTGGACATGATGACGCCGATCACCAAGTTCGCGGCGACCGTCCCCGACACGGCCCGCGCGGCCGACATGGTCTCCATGGCCTTCCGGGAGTGCTACAACGGCGCTCCCGGCCCGTCCTTCCTGGAGATTCCGCGCGATGTCCTCGACGCGAAGGTCCCGGCCGACAAAGCACGCGTACCCAAAGCCGGCCAGTACCGGGCCTCGACCCGTTCGGCCGGTGACCCCGCGGCCATCGAGAAGCTCGCCGATCTGCTCGTGCACGCCGAGAAGCCGGCGATCCTGCTCGGCAGCCAGGTGTGGACCACGCGGGCCACCGACGAGGCGATCGAGCTCGTACGGACGCTGAACGTCCCCGCCTACATGAACGGCGCGGGCCGGGGCACCCTGCCTCCCGGCGACCCGCACCACTTCCAGCTCTCGCGCCGCTACGCCTTCACCAACGCCGACCTCATCATCATCGTCGGCACGCCCTTCGACTTCCGGATGGGTTACGGCAAGCGGCTCTCGCCCGACGCGACGGTCGTCCAGATCGACCTCGACTACCGCACCGTCGGCAAGAACCGCGACATCGACCTCGGCATCGTCGGCGACGCCGGCCTCGTCCTGAAGTCGGTCACCGAGGCGGCGAGCGGCCGGATCAACGGCGGCTCGGTCAAGCGCAAGGCATGGCTGGAGGAGCTGCGGGCCGCCGAGCAGACGGCGATCGAGAAGCGGCTGCCCTCGCTCAAGAAGGACAGCTCGCCGATCCACCCCTACCGGCTGGTCAGCGAGATCAACGAATTCCTCACCGAGGACTCGATCTACATCGGCGACGGCGGCGACATCGTCACCTTCTCCGGCCAGGTCGTGCAGCCCAAGTCGCCCGGCCACTGGATGGACCCGGGCCCGCTCGGCACGCTCGGTGTCGGCGTCCCCTTCGTCCTCGCGGCGAAGAAGGCGCGGCCGGACAAGGAGGTCGTGGCGCTCTTCGGTGACGGCGCCTTCTCGCTGACGGGCTGGGACTTCGAGACGCTCGTCCGCTACAACCTGCCGTTCGTGGGCATCGTCGGCAACAACTCGTCGATGAACCAGATCCGTTACGGCCAGAAGGCCAAGTACGGCGACGAGCGCGAGCGGGTCGGCAACACCCTCGGCGACGTCCACTACGACAAGTTCGCCCAGATGCTGGGCGGTTACGGCGAAGAGGTCAGGGATCCGGCCGAGATCGCACCCGCGCTCCAGCGGGCCCGCGAGTCCGGACTGCCGTCGCTGATCAACGTCTGGGTCGACCCCGACGCGTACGCCCCCGGAACCATGAACCAGACCATGTACAAGTAA
- the frc gene encoding formyl-CoA transferase: MTQALEAPENSPDTPSTQALSGIRVLDMTHVQSGPSATQILAWLGADVVKVEAPTGDITRKQLRDIPDVDSLYFTMLNCNKRSVTLNTKTERGKEILTELIRRSDVMVENFGPGAVDRMGFTWEKIQEINPKIVYASIKGFGEGPYTNFKAYEVVAQAMGGSMSTTGFEDGPPLATGSQIGDSGTGMHAVAAILAALYQRTATGRGQRVNVAMQHAVLNLCRVKLRDQQRLSHGPLAEYPNEDFGDAVPRSGNASGGGQPGWAVKCAPGGPNDYVYVIVQPVGWKPVSELIGRPELADDPDWATPEARLTKLGKMFQLIEEWTSTLPKWEVLEKLNAHNIPCGPILSTKEIIEDPSLAANEMVVEVEHPQRGSFTTVGSPLKLSDSPVHITASPLLGEHNAEVYVGELGLGDEELRLLKTNGVI, translated from the coding sequence ATGACCCAGGCTCTCGAAGCCCCGGAGAACTCCCCCGACACACCGAGCACCCAGGCCCTGAGCGGCATCCGTGTCCTCGACATGACGCATGTGCAGTCCGGCCCATCGGCCACCCAGATCCTCGCCTGGCTCGGCGCGGACGTGGTGAAGGTGGAGGCACCGACGGGCGACATCACCCGTAAGCAACTGCGCGACATCCCCGATGTCGACTCGCTGTACTTCACGATGCTCAACTGCAACAAGCGCAGTGTCACGCTCAACACCAAGACCGAGCGCGGCAAGGAGATCCTGACCGAACTCATCCGCCGCTCCGACGTGATGGTCGAGAACTTCGGCCCCGGCGCGGTCGACCGGATGGGATTCACCTGGGAGAAGATCCAGGAGATCAACCCGAAGATCGTGTACGCCTCGATCAAGGGCTTCGGCGAAGGCCCGTACACCAACTTCAAGGCGTACGAGGTCGTCGCGCAGGCGATGGGCGGCTCGATGTCGACCACCGGCTTCGAGGACGGTCCGCCGCTGGCGACCGGCTCGCAGATCGGTGACTCCGGCACCGGCATGCACGCGGTGGCCGCCATCCTGGCCGCGCTCTACCAGCGCACCGCCACCGGGCGCGGGCAGCGCGTGAACGTCGCGATGCAGCACGCCGTGCTCAACCTCTGCCGGGTCAAGCTCCGTGACCAGCAGCGCCTTTCGCACGGCCCGCTGGCCGAGTACCCGAACGAGGACTTCGGCGACGCGGTCCCGCGCTCCGGCAACGCCAGCGGTGGCGGACAGCCCGGCTGGGCGGTCAAGTGCGCGCCGGGCGGCCCGAACGACTACGTGTACGTGATCGTGCAGCCGGTCGGCTGGAAGCCGGTCAGCGAGCTGATCGGCCGGCCCGAACTGGCCGACGACCCGGACTGGGCGACCCCCGAGGCCCGCCTCACCAAGCTGGGCAAGATGTTCCAGCTCATCGAGGAGTGGACCTCGACCCTCCCCAAGTGGGAGGTGCTGGAGAAGCTCAACGCGCACAACATCCCGTGCGGCCCGATCCTCTCCACCAAGGAGATCATCGAGGACCCCTCGCTCGCGGCCAACGAGATGGTCGTCGAGGTCGAGCACCCGCAGCGCGGGAGTTTCACCACGGTCGGAAGCCCGCTGAAGCTCTCCGACTCCCCCGTCCACATCACCGCATCCCCGCTGCTCGGTGAGCACAACGCGGAGGTGTACGTCGGCGAGCTCGGTCTCGGCGACGAGGAACTGCGCCTGTTGAAGACGAACGGAGTCATCTAG